A single Alcanivorax borkumensis SK2 DNA region contains:
- a CDS encoding acyl-CoA thioesterase, giving the protein MSDKPKRPLREEYGYLCPVDSRWSDNDIYGHINNVVYYSYFDSTINRYLINEGGLDIDEGEHIAYVVSSGCDYLEAAAYPESLVVGMKVDKLGNSSVRYGLALFGGEGAAKATGFVVHVFVNRATGRPVAIPDALREALARLAMIEV; this is encoded by the coding sequence ATGAGTGATAAACCCAAACGCCCGCTGCGCGAGGAGTATGGCTACCTTTGTCCGGTGGATAGTCGCTGGAGCGATAACGATATCTACGGTCACATTAACAACGTGGTGTATTACAGCTATTTTGACTCCACCATTAATCGTTACTTAATCAACGAAGGTGGCTTGGATATCGATGAAGGCGAGCATATTGCCTATGTGGTCAGCTCTGGCTGTGACTATCTGGAAGCGGCAGCGTATCCCGAATCGCTGGTGGTGGGAATGAAGGTGGACAAGCTGGGAAACAGTTCTGTGCGTTATGGCCTGGCATTGTTCGGCGGCGAAGGTGCGGCCAAGGCCACCGGTTTTGTGGTGCATGTATTTGTGAATCGTGCAACGGGACGGCCTGTGGCAATCCCTGATGCCCTGCGCGAAGCGTTAGCAAGGTTGGCTATGATCGAGGTATAA
- a CDS encoding iron-containing alcohol dehydrogenase, giving the protein MVGFEFATTHRVLVEVGAAKRLPELCQQLGGSRVMLVTDPGIRSTPLLKPVEDSFRTANMTLVIFDQVSADPADSVVLNAAEQARDAGADLVIGFGGGSSMDVAKLVALLSHPKSSQQLSDIYGVGLATGPRLPLLQVPTTAGTGSEVTPVAIVTTGATTKAGVVAPSLLPDLAVLDAELTLGLPPQVTAATGVDAMVHAIEAYTSAHKKNPYSDMLAREALRLLGGNLATAVKEGSNLAAREACLLGAMMAGQAFANAPVAAVHALAYPLGGHFHIPHGLSNSLVLPEVLRFNLPKAAPLYAQLASILSDRPFADHEDGAGVLIAALESLINEVGLPTKLREVGVSEDSLDVLASDAMLQQRLLVNNPREVTEADALNIYKAVY; this is encoded by the coding sequence ATGGTGGGGTTTGAATTTGCCACCACGCACCGCGTGCTGGTGGAAGTGGGTGCAGCCAAGCGGCTCCCTGAACTGTGTCAGCAGCTTGGCGGCAGTCGGGTCATGTTGGTTACGGATCCAGGTATTCGCAGCACGCCGTTACTGAAGCCAGTGGAAGATAGCTTCCGTACTGCAAACATGACCCTGGTGATTTTCGATCAGGTCAGTGCCGACCCGGCTGATTCGGTGGTGCTTAATGCCGCGGAGCAGGCTCGCGATGCCGGTGCTGATTTAGTCATTGGTTTTGGTGGTGGCTCGTCTATGGATGTGGCCAAACTGGTGGCATTGCTCTCGCACCCCAAGAGCAGCCAGCAATTATCCGATATTTACGGCGTTGGCTTGGCTACCGGCCCACGGTTGCCGCTGCTGCAGGTGCCGACGACGGCGGGGACCGGGTCAGAAGTCACGCCGGTGGCGATTGTGACCACCGGGGCGACCACTAAGGCGGGCGTTGTCGCGCCGTCGCTCTTACCGGATCTTGCGGTACTGGATGCCGAGCTAACGCTGGGCTTGCCGCCTCAGGTAACGGCCGCTACCGGGGTGGATGCCATGGTGCATGCTATCGAGGCTTATACCAGCGCCCATAAGAAGAACCCTTATTCCGACATGTTGGCCCGTGAAGCGCTGCGGCTGCTGGGAGGGAACCTGGCCACTGCCGTAAAAGAGGGCAGTAACCTGGCGGCCCGTGAAGCTTGCCTGTTGGGCGCCATGATGGCAGGGCAGGCGTTTGCCAATGCCCCTGTGGCGGCGGTGCACGCACTGGCATACCCGTTGGGTGGTCACTTCCATATTCCCCATGGTTTGAGCAACTCCCTGGTGTTACCGGAGGTGTTGCGCTTTAACCTTCCCAAGGCTGCACCGCTGTATGCGCAGCTGGCGTCGATTCTCAGTGATCGCCCCTTTGCCGACCATGAAGATGGCGCCGGGGTGCTGATTGCGGCATTGGAGTCGCTGATCAATGAAGTGGGTTTGCCAACAAAACTGCGTGAGGTCGGTGTTAGTGAAGACAGTTTGGACGTTCTGGCTTCAGATGCCATGTTGCAGCAGCGGTTGCTGGTCAATAACCCGCGGGAAGTGACTGAGGCAGATGCGTTGAATATTTATAAAGCAGTGTATTGA